AGCCCTCCTTTAATAGTTTTAGGCCAGTAGGTCACACCATAAAGTGTTTAACACCCCTCCTTTCCTCCCCCTCCCCACCTGTTACTTTCCTACAGTTAATGACCTGATCCACTGGCGGGACCCCAAGAAGTCGGGTGTGGTGTTCGGCCTGTCCCTGCTTCTGCTGCTCTCGCTGGCAGCCTTCAGTGTCATCAGCGTGGTTTCCTACATGCTGCTCGCCCTGCTCTGTGTCACCATCACCTTTCGCATCTACAAGTCTGTGGTCCAGGCTGTGCAGAAGTCTACTGAGGGACACCCTTTCAGGTAAGACCAAAACCTGTCATGGTTTGTTCTAGACGAACTTCTGCTGagattttctctattttcttcatatttgctGCCTCTAGTTATTAGAGGCAGCAAACCTCTACCAACATGTTCATTAAAACATGCCTTATTTTGTAGTTCTGTTCAAGGCTTTTGGGCTAAACGTGCCAACATGTGTAAACCCTTTCCACCACTGGCTGGTTATTTCTGGATATCTGTTGCTTTTCTGCTTGAACACTCAGCCTCATTTTGTGgtctcattttctttcctcctcccAATTTTTCCGCAGAGAGCTGATAGAGAAGGATGTCACCATTCCTCCCGAGACGTTCCGCAAGCACGTGGACACCAGTCTGACCCACATCAACCGAGCCCTGAAGCAGATGAGCCGCCTGTTTTTGGTTGAGGACCTTGTGGATTCTCTAAAggtgaacagcagcagcagcagctctactgcCCACTGTCATCCTGGGTTCTGTCTGTTTCCCTTTCATTTTTTAGACATCTATTTCCCTCCTGTCTCATCAAGGCCAGTCTCACAGAGGCAGTCTTTTTATAGTTGCTCAGCAAGAGTTCATTTTACTGGAATAAGTTCTGCGTCAAAAGCGAAATCTCCAAGGACGAGGATGACTGTTACGATGGCAGATAACAGGTTTCAGTTGAGCTGTTATTTATGTTGCATGACATTGTGAATATGACTGTTGGTGTTACGGTAATGTGGAGATGCACACTTTAGCGCTTTTATGTTTCCAGTTTTACAATGTGAGCAATATACTGTATTTCCCCAATATATTTAGTGTTGGTGTCCAGATCCTAAGTTGAATGAAACTAGTCCAGaaattcatttaataaacaccaaattattattattatttttctagatCTTGTCTGGTAACTTGCAAAgttaaatttgcttaatggaaacacagcaacttcaaaaagaaactgacatttctccATAAAAagttttgctctgctgtgaaaTCACTGTCTACAATTTCCACAATATACCGCACCCAAACCCAAGTACACGGGATCATCAGTGTAATCCTCAGTAAGACtccgacgtctcctctgattggctgatagatgatgagcgaCGGCTCCGTGGCTCAAGTTTTAATATATCTCAAGCAGGCGTTTACATTTGCCGCCACCAgggtttttaatgacttatcatgaTCATTAACACATTAACTTGATTTAACATGTCCTATTTAATGCAcacaccacaattgcaaaatcaTATTTTCGACATTCTGAGAATATTGAGTCCTAttctgcacatttgtaatggaaacacagttatAACATGTAAGTACACTTtactgttattgtttttctttgtatattttattattttagtacaCCACGTTCAATAAACTGAAACTTAACTAAATTTTTAGAAAGATGtgggaaataagaaaaatgtgcaCATTCTTGTCAGTCAGGTTTTGTAAATTCAAACTGTAGCACCTGAAAGCAGCCACCTGCAGTCCATAAACACTGGAAACCTTAAAACCATAAAACCTTTGGCTTCA
The window above is part of the Xiphophorus couchianus chromosome 14, X_couchianus-1.0, whole genome shotgun sequence genome. Proteins encoded here:
- the rtn3 gene encoding reticulon-3 isoform X3, giving the protein MDTQSSQISSSQGFTDGQNSAAKESKLSVNDLIHWRDPKKSGVVFGLSLLLLLSLAAFSVISVVSYMLLALLCVTITFRIYKSVVQAVQKSTEGHPFRELIEKDVTIPPETFRKHVDTSLTHINRALKQMSRLFLVEDLVDSLKLAVVMWMLTYVGAVFNGITILILADILLFAVPPVYEKNKTQIDHYIDLVRTQVNNTIAKLQEKLPGAMKRSKTE